The following is a genomic window from Spirosoma foliorum.
GGCGGAGGAACGGCAATCAATAATTGGCTCGAAACGAGTGGTTTTCATCAAACTCGTGTCAACTCTCGAACTCCAGGCCGGGAAGGGAACCGCACGCAGTATGGCTGGGGGCAAACCACTCCGCGAGAAATGGCCGAATTACTCACCTACATTCGTCAGGGAAAAGCCATAAGTCCGGATGCCAGCGAAGAAATGTATCGGAATTTAGGGCGTCAATTTTGGGATAACGATGGGTTGTCGCAGATTCCACCCGATATAAAAACAGCCTGTAAAAATGGGGCCGTCAATCAATCTCGGTCAGAGGTTGTGTTTGTTCACGCTCCGCATGGTGAGTACGTATACTGTGTTATAACGAAGAATCAAAAAGACGAAAGCTGGGAGCGCACCAATGAAGGATATTCCTTATTGCGTACGGTGTCGTCAATACTCTGGCACTATTTTGAGCCTAAATCAAGTTGGAAACCAGTTGAAGGATATGAAAAATGGTGGTAAACAAAAGCGCCGATTCTTCAGCAGAATCGGCGCTTTTAAGTAGGCAATGAATTTATCCTTTAGTTCAGAAACTGCAACCGTAGTTCGTTCAGCTGGCTGCGGATAGAACCATCAATCTGCTGGTCGCCAACGCGTAAAACGTAGCCTCCAATCAGACGAGAATCGATTTTTTCTTCTAATTCAACCAATTTACTACCCGTCGTTTTCATAACCATTGCTTTGAACTTAGTCCGCAGTTCTTCGGTAAGGGGAACAGTGGTAATAACGGTTGCCCGATCAACACCTTTCAGGCGATCGTATTGGTTGATGAACTCGTCGGCGATCGCGTCCATGATAGGCTCACGATTTTTCTTCGCGATGATTTCAAAAAATGACATCGTGACCGGATCGACGCGGCTAGCGAAAACGGCTTTCAAAACAGCGTTTTTCTTTTCAGC
Proteins encoded in this region:
- a CDS encoding serine hydrolase, which gives rise to MRLIVLYLLFTLHTLIANCQPSARNDVALERKLMAALANFRGDVGIYVRNLRTGKTVAINADTLFPTASMIKIPIQCGLFDKIHKGELAYDQELTYKDSLHYDDGIVGSLKDGTKISLNKVVMLMETVSDNTGSLWCQALAGGGTAINNWLETSGFHQTRVNSRTPGREGNRTQYGWGQTTPREMAELLTYIRQGKAISPDASEEMYRNLGRQFWDNDGLSQIPPDIKTACKNGAVNQSRSEVVFVHAPHGEYVYCVITKNQKDESWERTNEGYSLLRTVSSILWHYFEPKSSWKPVEGYEKWW
- the atpH gene encoding ATP synthase F1 subunit delta; amino-acid sequence: MAVATVAARYAKSLLDLAREKGLIETMYKDMVFFKNTLAGSRPLLLMLKNPIVRAEKKNAVLKAVFASRVDPVTMSFFEIIAKKNREPIMDAIADEFINQYDRLKGVDRATVITTVPLTEELRTKFKAMVMKTTGSKLVELEEKIDSRLIGGYVLRVGDQQIDGSIRSQLNELRLQFLN